A region of Anolis sagrei isolate rAnoSag1 chromosome 2, rAnoSag1.mat, whole genome shotgun sequence DNA encodes the following proteins:
- the AMTN gene encoding amelotin, whose translation MKIVILLLSLLGLTFCLPVNQFGRRFATSNSREILRLMQRYKAQGNVPQQTQPRSNPGIGLPPAKLVPDQHPLANHIPNEIPAIEWPFGNYPILTAQNPQELGSPTVQNFPGFNVLPFTQMVPIDINSLALLLGALSTTQTQPLPGGGLIPQQLLPPPPMFPIIFTQMGPQGTVLSSEEMPTSQVMAAFLLPGLPGGLFPSGQSGALPEDQDDLLPAGQVGTNQGNLPYPESTAAGIQKGSPTTEEGLSVAPGAFYPTPSGFRQPGVVTNEVFVEPTGGINMEPSELREPPTSLVGLDKGKNQKHQNLSQLPVRGDSYMPMTTTASKPLKAP comes from the exons ATGAAGATTGTAATTCTGCTTCTTTCTCTCCTGGGACTGACATTCTGTTTACCC gTCAATCAATTTGGTAGGCGCTTTGCTACAAGCAACAGCAGAGAA ATATTACGGCTGATGCAAAGGTACAAAGCCCAAGGAAACGTTCCACAGCAAACACAG CCAAGGTCAAATCCTGGGATTGGACTGCCACCAGCAAAGCTGGTTCCAGATCAGCATCCATTAGCAAACCATATCCCCAATGAG ATTCCTGCAATTGAATGGCCTTTTGGAAATTACCCCATTTTAACTGCACAAAACCCACAGGAACTGGGAAGTCCTACCGTACAG AACTTTCCTGGCTTCAATGTACTACCATTCACCCAAATGGTTCCAATAGATATCAATTCT CTTGCTCTGCTATTAGGAGCATTATCCACAACACAAACACAACCTCTACCAGGTGGTGGGTTGATACCACAGCAGCTTCTGCCACCACCACCA ATGTTTCCAATTATATTTACACAAATGGGACCTCAG GGCACAGTCCTCAGTTCTGAAGAAATG CCAACTTCACAGGTCATGGCTGCATTCCTCCTCCCTGGACTACCAGGTGGTTTGTTCCCTTCAGGCCAGTCTGGGGCCCTCCCTGAAGATCAAGATGACCTGCTTCCAGCAGGGCAAGTGGGGACCAATCAGGGCAATCttccatatccagagagcacagcaGCTGGCATCCAAAAAGGATCCCCAACAACTGAAGAGGGCCTGAGTGTAGCCCCAGGTGCCTTCTACCCAACCCCCTCTGGTTTCAGACAGCCAGGTGTGGTGACAAATGAAGTGTTTGTAGAACCAACTGGTGGTATAAATATGGAGCCGAGTGAACTTCGGGAACCACCTACATCTCTTGTTGGACTTGATAAAGGCAAAAATCAGAAGCACCAAAACTTGTCTCAATTACCTGTGAGAGGAGATAGTTACATGCCAATGACTACCACCGCTAGTAAGCCCTTGAAAGCACCATAA